In the Alkaliphilus flagellatus genome, one interval contains:
- a CDS encoding LytR/AlgR family response regulator transcription factor, translating to MILNIGICDDDSVHVDLIKSYIHCIDMPYKVNYILAYSGEELLEKIKGYVIDVVFLDIEMKDLDGIQTGRKIREKDKDAVIVYLTGYRKYALEAFEIESFNYLIKPIIKEKFIRVMEKILLRLEERQALQEKKKTFPIQTKDKLIQLQYDDIYYFEKHFRKIKIYTLNETIEFYGSMKDLLEKIDFKYFVRCHQSYIVNKRKIREIRENTIVLKEKDEWNIPISRTYKKETIDSFCEILFRY from the coding sequence ATGATACTAAATATTGGTATTTGTGATGATGACTCTGTTCATGTAGACTTGATTAAAAGCTATATTCACTGTATTGATATGCCCTATAAAGTTAACTATATTTTAGCCTATAGTGGGGAAGAGTTATTAGAAAAAATAAAAGGATATGTAATTGATGTTGTTTTTTTAGATATAGAAATGAAGGATTTAGATGGAATTCAAACTGGTAGAAAGATTAGGGAAAAGGATAAGGATGCAGTTATTGTTTATTTAACCGGATATAGGAAGTATGCCTTAGAAGCTTTTGAAATTGAGTCCTTTAATTATTTAATTAAGCCTATTATTAAAGAAAAATTTATAAGAGTAATGGAGAAAATATTACTTCGACTTGAAGAAAGGCAAGCTTTGCAGGAAAAGAAAAAGACATTTCCTATTCAAACGAAGGACAAGTTGATACAACTACAATATGATGACATATATTACTTTGAAAAACATTTTAGAAAAATAAAGATTTACACATTAAATGAAACTATAGAATTCTATGGATCTATGAAGGATTTATTAGAAAAAATAGATTTCAAATATTTTGTTAGATGTCATCAAAGTTATATAGTTAATAAGAGAAAAATTAGAGAAATAAGAGAAAATACAATTGTCTTAAAGGAAAAAGATGAATGGAATATTCCAATTAGTAGAACATACAAGAAAGAAACTATAGATTCATTTTGCGAAATATTATTTAGGTATTAA
- a CDS encoding sensor histidine kinase, whose protein sequence is MTSLAIMNVFTNTLDIYALYYFLKKLLGKPEKNDLMITALLGIAVICNTLLNATLGLVNITGLIIMVFSSTIVFNFIFGKNNLLKIFILFIIGLTLMFIVELIVVNGISILFRISPKTLLHINYYKLIAVILTKATFVVAVNLGKNFFREMFNWVKQLSIYPILILIIVNLLAVFMAFIFYSYADTNNKGEIAYIIGMGIAAIVVSCIIIWIIKKMIEQQKREFLWQMREKEYENQHIYIEHIQDVIQTLRAQRHDFNNYVSTIYGLIHLGKLEEAKKYILNLSKDVVDLNEIVNVYHPVVGAVLNMKKEKAARSKIDFNVDVDIPTKLPFDFVDLSTILGNLLDNAIEACEKIPHLSPKVDIKIYMKDIHMIIKIENSKSDKVIYGNDKLRRFVTTKVDKENHGLGLMNVRKAVNKYNGVIKIQDKGTEFLVDIALPVKENAVF, encoded by the coding sequence ATGACAAGTTTAGCTATAATGAATGTTTTTACTAATACACTGGATATTTATGCTTTGTACTATTTTCTTAAAAAATTGTTAGGAAAGCCAGAAAAGAATGATTTAATGATAACTGCATTATTAGGCATAGCAGTTATTTGTAACACTTTGCTTAATGCTACATTAGGATTAGTAAATATAACAGGTTTAATTATAATGGTATTTTCATCAACAATAGTATTTAATTTTATATTTGGTAAAAATAATTTGTTAAAGATTTTTATTCTATTCATTATTGGATTAACACTAATGTTTATAGTGGAACTGATCGTAGTAAATGGTATAAGCATACTTTTTAGAATTTCACCTAAGACATTACTGCACATTAATTACTATAAATTAATAGCAGTAATATTGACTAAAGCTACATTTGTTGTAGCAGTAAACTTAGGAAAAAATTTTTTTAGAGAAATGTTTAATTGGGTTAAACAGTTAAGTATTTATCCAATTTTAATATTAATAATTGTTAACTTACTTGCTGTTTTTATGGCATTCATTTTTTATAGCTATGCAGATACAAATAATAAAGGAGAAATTGCCTATATTATAGGAATGGGTATAGCTGCTATTGTAGTTAGTTGTATTATTATCTGGATTATTAAAAAGATGATAGAGCAGCAAAAAAGGGAATTTTTATGGCAAATGAGAGAAAAAGAATATGAAAATCAGCACATATATATAGAGCATATTCAGGATGTTATTCAAACCTTAAGAGCTCAAAGACATGACTTTAACAATTACGTTAGTACTATTTATGGACTAATTCATCTGGGAAAGCTAGAGGAGGCCAAAAAATATATTTTAAACCTGTCTAAGGATGTAGTAGATTTGAATGAAATAGTTAATGTGTATCATCCCGTAGTGGGAGCTGTACTAAATATGAAGAAAGAAAAGGCAGCAAGAAGTAAAATTGATTTTAATGTTGATGTAGATATACCTACTAAACTACCATTTGATTTCGTAGATTTATCCACTATATTAGGAAATTTACTTGATAACGCAATTGAGGCCTGTGAAAAAATCCCCCATCTTTCGCCTAAGGTTGATATAAAAATTTATATGAAAGATATACATATGATTATTAAGATAGAAAATAGCAAAAGTGATAAAGTTATTTACGGCAATGATAAATTAAGAAGATTTGTAACAACAAAAGTCGATAAAGAAAATCATGGTTTAGGTCTTATGAATGTAAGAAAAGCAGTTAATAAATATAATGGAGTTATAAAAATACAAGATAAAGGTACAGAATTTTTAGTAGATATAGCTTTACCTGTTAAAGAAAATGCTGTTTTTTAA
- a CDS encoding accessory gene regulator ArgB-like protein: MKIINFVAESLVNRLINSEVINNDDRDIYQYGLEVFLSLLTKIVLLATIAYIFNIMIEMTIFASTFFILRINAGGYHAKTFLGCFIATAIFIFLTVGILKIISIPFYLTLILLSISNTLIFLYAPVDTENKRLTPKEYSIYRRRSLKFAALFTLGVIIIYLARVTTLYYCNIGVFAFLSESITLTPLINKKI, translated from the coding sequence GTGAAGATAATTAATTTTGTAGCTGAAAGTTTAGTTAATAGATTAATAAATAGTGAAGTTATTAACAATGATGATAGGGATATTTATCAATATGGACTAGAGGTGTTCCTTTCATTATTAACTAAAATAGTATTACTTGCTACTATTGCTTATATTTTTAATATAATGATAGAGATGACTATCTTCGCATCTACATTTTTTATATTGCGAATTAATGCGGGCGGATATCATGCAAAAACATTTTTAGGATGTTTTATTGCAACTGCAATATTTATCTTTCTCACAGTAGGAATCCTTAAAATTATATCAATTCCATTTTACTTAACATTAATTTTATTATCTATATCTAATACATTAATATTTTTATATGCTCCAGTAGATACTGAAAATAAAAGATTAACACCAAAGGAATATTCAATATATAGAAGAAGAAGTTTGAAATTTGCTGCTTTATTTACTTTAGGAGTTATAATAATCTACTTAGCAAGAGTCACAACGCTTTACTACTGCAATATTGGGGTTTTTGCATTTTTATCAGAATCTATTACATTAACCCCATTGATCAATAAAAAAATATAA
- a CDS encoding cyclic lactone autoinducer peptide codes for MKKKNILLSLLAVVAAESASLGADINCMGFLYQPKCPNRLRKN; via the coding sequence ATGAAAAAGAAAAACATTTTATTAAGTTTGTTAGCAGTAGTTGCAGCTGAATCAGCTAGTTTAGGTGCAGACATCAACTGTATGGGATTTTTATATCAGCCTAAATGTCCAAACAGACTAAGAAAAAACTAA
- a CDS encoding DUF881 domain-containing protein has translation MINYKRGLYLSICGLAIGMLISIQYTTVKALTDKSLLTSQKAQQLLKELEDLKEEKKELHDIVIKLDNEISKYEEIELADSAMMKMLQEDLSKFRIISGQKSVEGLGVSITIFEPDKEDRYTIKEHGEEIIAMLLFLINTLNISGAEAISINGQRYTALTEINYREGGLFVNSSLIISPIEILAVGDSDILKNALTLPFGFMWEIEKEGYFKADIKKQNKLVVPRYNKSINYKYAKPIL, from the coding sequence ATGATAAATTATAAAAGGGGTCTATATCTATCTATATGTGGTCTAGCTATAGGGATGCTAATATCTATCCAATATACAACCGTTAAAGCGCTGACTGATAAATCTTTGTTAACTTCTCAAAAAGCTCAACAATTATTAAAAGAGTTAGAGGATTTAAAGGAAGAAAAAAAGGAACTACATGATATAGTAATCAAGTTAGATAACGAGATTAGCAAATACGAAGAAATAGAATTAGCTGATAGTGCTATGATGAAGATGCTTCAAGAAGATTTAAGTAAATTTCGTATTATATCGGGGCAGAAGAGTGTAGAAGGTTTGGGAGTATCAATTACAATTTTTGAACCTGATAAAGAAGATAGATATACTATAAAAGAACATGGCGAAGAGATAATAGCTATGCTCTTGTTTTTAATAAATACATTAAATATCTCAGGTGCAGAAGCTATATCTATTAATGGTCAAAGATATACAGCTTTAACTGAAATTAACTATAGGGAAGGTGGCTTATTTGTCAATTCATCCCTAATAATATCACCCATAGAGATTTTAGCAGTTGGAGATTCTGATATCTTGAAAAATGCGCTAACTTTACCATTTGGATTTATGTGGGAAATTGAAAAGGAAGGATATTTTAAAGCTGATATAAAAAAGCAGAACAAGCTTGTAGTTCCTAGATATAATAAATCTATTAATTATAAATATGCGAAACCTATTTTGTGA